From one Streptomyces spiramyceticus genomic stretch:
- a CDS encoding decarboxylase: MAPFDFALDRELWRWVPDEVSLHLTRTPFVPVEVSLDLARLVSEHETLRDAVRALTAVAPEVVAYACASGSFVDGLAGERAMCAAMTQAGELPSVTTSGALLDALAEIGARRIALVTPYTESVTRALEDYLAEAGIAITGRAFLGLTRHIWKVPYRDVVDMARQAVVGAADCLFISCTNLPTYDVIPQLEAELRMPVLSANQVTMWSALRRIGEHAVGPYQQLLLDEAPQPGQQPQMGEPPQAQAEGQEGWA; encoded by the coding sequence GTGGCCCCCTTCGACTTCGCGCTCGACCGCGAACTGTGGCGCTGGGTCCCCGACGAGGTCTCGCTGCATCTGACCCGCACCCCCTTCGTCCCCGTCGAGGTCAGCCTGGACCTTGCCCGCCTGGTCAGCGAGCACGAGACGCTGCGCGATGCGGTACGGGCCCTGACGGCGGTGGCGCCCGAAGTCGTCGCGTACGCCTGCGCATCCGGCAGCTTCGTCGACGGACTCGCCGGCGAGCGCGCCATGTGCGCGGCCATGACCCAGGCCGGGGAACTGCCCTCGGTCACCACATCGGGCGCGCTGCTGGACGCCCTCGCGGAGATCGGTGCGCGGCGGATCGCGCTGGTCACCCCGTACACCGAATCGGTGACGCGCGCCCTGGAGGACTATCTGGCGGAGGCCGGGATCGCGATCACGGGCCGCGCCTTCCTCGGTCTGACCCGGCACATCTGGAAGGTTCCCTACCGTGACGTGGTCGACATGGCGAGACAAGCGGTCGTGGGAGCGGCCGACTGCCTGTTCATCAGCTGCACCAACCTGCCGACGTACGACGTGATCCCGCAGCTGGAGGCCGAGCTGAGGATGCCCGTGCTCTCCGCGAACCAGGTCACGATGTGGTCCGCGCTGCGGCGGATCGGCGAGCACGCCGTCGGCCCGTACCAGCAGCTGCTTCTGGATGAAGCGCCGCAGCCGGGGCAGCAGCCCCAGATGGGTGAACCGCCCCAGGCGCAGGCCGAAGGCCAGGAAGGATGGGCATGA